In Saccopteryx leptura isolate mSacLep1 chromosome 12, mSacLep1_pri_phased_curated, whole genome shotgun sequence, a genomic segment contains:
- the ZNF804B gene encoding zinc finger protein 804B — MACYLVISSRHLSNGHYRGIKGVFRGPLCKNGPPSPDFPEKEKSTAKALEDVKANFYCELCDKQYHKHQEFDNHINSYDHAHKQRLKELKQREFARNVASKSWKDEKKQEKALKRLHQLAELRQQSECVSGSGPAYKAPRVAIEKQLQQGIFPVKNGRKASCLKSALLLKGKNLPRSISDKQRSVMPNRHQLQTDTLYLFGKRLPQTSSDLSNTNHRTGVSFSFSKKVHVKLESSASVFSENTEETHDCNKSPICKTKRIVEKCKCCRFANEGTHLTKEEDINISSSHLGSVSHNSFSISSQILQDKNDSFGTLENSIGIHASFSKSNFHLADVDFTPSSREKETRNTLKNLSENCINHACQASAPSSPPNVYKRSDAGIIEGLNDFSSLEPSEQNNPVHLNSNCRMEKRERSLGETDRVSKNVQRLIREACSHDVKSKPLPYLHVQSKDGHTTLQWPTELLLFTKTKPCISYGCNPLYFDFKISRNTKDGHDPKDLKTELVKEPLEMKTKTETQVSGLIKDQQKLIQQDNQSLKPKMMIANPDWDNFQRKCNLGYNDSEPNMNKHNFSASGLEMKNPEVPAYLDISLKNCVGNSNNSDDGLKEPLRAHWQSCRRVVLNDADKGLSLTPYIPRTKKHKLMPCDAHSDFEDGNQFPWNSSPYTVRGHSDPGQDFSVILNSDHIRMTNRVSGCRNRSYKRSLPKLSLDRRSSPSDTSPDSASSLRSSCSGHRSSGNGRGDLLYFCQREHRSEKRHKGKRQKHRCLCVSGEIAKSDFLQLETQGDRNCKLWKSFTNKKYSKHRYGHCRERSKLGKNQQQFSRPKSSRVTKRDPSSQVFCAGSSGKPADCQSPQHSPLASDSREGIYYLNRSEKSQQSLHSPHTCDLGNVKPRPCNSGRISCLLRSRSRHPSKTTDLNVTEGEKTSMTARSLLQRVQAKKCQEQSTNLEGSSNGCKNELEAHSQIQCQIQFAPPGCNRPAWPLSEKIENPSKRNNDGGSAIQRTIEKDKVNNSQTNNFTVLVDADCDNHLSKGVIHTVAQSQSPNMKRNPTTKEQSKSLMSEVQPFIQSCDPNDFPGAFPSNRYTGIDSTETKENQMNLNLQDVSLHRDHAEGNTDSYYERTMQKHDKVADELELCHKSISPPLIQQPVTFSPDEIDKYKLLQLQAQQHMQKQLLSKHLRRLPATGPAAFSPASAVQTVPVHQHASFTTIHHTFLQHFAVSASINSQSSHLPIAHLHPLPQPHFAPFTISPLTPAIIPAHPTFVAGRPLHLVTAAPFHPSHVALQPLPPAAFIPALFGSHLNPATASIIHLNPLIQPVFQGQDLCHYSYSSQIQQLNGVKEALNVSAHLN, encoded by the exons AGACTGAAAGAATTAAAGCAACGGGAATTTGCTCGAAATGTAGCTTCCAAGTcatggaaagatgagaagaaacaagaaaaagcactTAAACGACTTCATCAGCTGGCCGAGTTAAGGCAACAGTCTGAATG tGTTTCTGGAAGTGGACCAGCATACAAAGCCCCCAGGGTAGCCATAGAAAAGCAACTCCAGCAAGGCATCTTCCCAGTTAAGAATGGCAGAAAAGCATCATGCCTGAAGAGTGCTCTTCTCCTTAAAGGAAAGAACCTTCCCAGGAGCATTTCTGATAAACAGCGGTCTGTCATGCCAAATCGACACCAGTTGCAAACAGACACGCTTTATTTGTTTGGGAAACGGCTACCACAGACGTCTTCAGATCTCAGCAACACAAATCACCGGACAGGagtatccttttccttttccaaaaaaGTGCATGTAAAATTAGAATCTTCAGCATCAGTTTTTAGTGAGAACACAGAAGAAACCCATGATTGTAACAAGTCAcccatctgtaaaacaaaacGAATTGTGGAGAAATGCAAATGCTGCAGGTTTGCAAACGAGGGTACACACCTCACCAAGGAAGAAGACATAAACATCTCATCGAGCCATCTGGGAAGTGTTTCACACAATAGCTTCTCCATAAGCTCTCAAATTTTGCAAGACAAAAATGACTCTTTTGGAACATTAGAAAATTCAATTGGTATTCATGCTTCATTCTCTAAATCTAACTTTCATCTTGCAGATGTGGATTTTACTCCTTccagtagagaaaaagaaactagaaatacATTGAAAAACCTTTCAGAAAACTGCATTAATCATGCATGCCAAGCCAGTGCTCCCTCCAGCCCACCAAACGTTTACAAGCGTAGTGATGCTGGTATAATTGAAGGTCTGAATGACTTTTCATCACTAGAGCCAAGTGAGCAGAACAATCCAGTGCATCTCAATTCCAACTGCaggatggagaagagagaaagatccTTAGGGGAAACAGACAGAGTTAGCAAAAATGTGCAAAGGCTCATAAGAGAAGCATGTTCCCATGATGTGAAGTCCAAACCGTTGCCTTATCTCCACGTACAAAGCAAAGATGGCCACACCACTCTCCAATGGCCTACAGAACTTCTGCTCTTTACAAAAACGAAGCCTTGCATCTCTTATGGCTGCAATCCATTGTATTTTGATTTTAAGATTTCTCGGAACACAAAGGATGGTCATGATCCCAAGGACTTAAAAACAGAATTGGTTAAGGAGccattagaaatgaagactaaaacAGAGACTCAAGTCTCTGGTTTAATCAAAGACCAACAAAAATTGATCCAACAAGATAATCAATCTTTGAAACCAAAGATGATGATAGCTAATCCAGATTGGGATAATTTCCAGAGAAAATGTAATTTGGGATACAATGATTCTGAGCCAAACATGAATAAACACAATTTTAGTGCAAGtggtttagaaatgaaaaatccTGAAGTGCCTGCTTACCTTGATATCTCTCTAAAGAATTGTGTAGGAAACAGTAATAATAGTGATGATGGACTTAAAGAGCCATTAAGGGCCCATTGGCAAAGTTGCCGAAGAGTAGTTCTAAATGATGCAGACAAGGGTCTGTCTTTGACTCCCTACATCCCTAGGACTAAAAAGCATAAACTGATGCCCTGTGATGCTCATTCAGATTTTGAAGATGGAAATCAGTTCCCCTGGAATTCCAGTCCTTACACAGTAAGGGGTCACAGTGACCCCGGGCAGGACTTCAGTGTGATTTTGAATAGTGACCACATCAGAATGACCAACAGGGTGTCTGGATGTAGAAACCGAAGTTACAAGAGAAGTCTTCCCAAGTTGTCTCTAGATAGACGGTCTAGCCCTTCAGACACATCTCCGGACAGCGCATCCAGCTTGAGAAGTAGCTGTTCAGGTCATAGGTCCAGTGGTAATGGCAGAGGGGACTTGCTCTACTTCTGTCAAAGAGAACACCGCTCAGAAAAAAGGCACAAGGGGAAACGCCAGAAGCACCGCTGCCTCTGCGTGTCTGGTGAGATAGCGAAGAGTGACTTCCTGCAGTTGGAAACACAGGGAGACAGGAACTGCAAATTGTGGAAATCgtttacaaacaaaaaatactcaaaacatAGGTATGGTCACTGCAGAGAAAGATCTAAACTGGGCAAAAATCAACAACAGTTTTCAAGGCCAAAATCCAGCAGAGTCACCAAACGTGATCCTAGCTCCCAGGTTTTCTGTGCTGGGAGTAGTGGGAAACCAGCTGATTGCCAGAGTCCTCAGCACAGCCCGTTGGCCTCTGACTCCAGAGAGGGAATTTATTATCTCAATAGAAGTGAAAAAAGTCAACAGTCTTTGCACAGCCCTCACACTTGTGATCTGGGGAACGTAAAACCCAGGCCGTGTAACTCTGGAAGGATCAGCTGTCTCCTAAGGTCCCGTTCCAGACACCCTTCAAAAACCACGGACTTAAACGTTACAGAAGGAGAGAAGACCTCCATGACAGCCAGAAGCCTTTTACAAAGAGTTCAAGCCAAGAAGTGTCAGGAACAATCAACTAATTTGGAGGGCTCTTCAAACGGTTGTAAAAATGAATTAGAGGCTCATTCACAAATCCAATGCCAAATTCAATTTGCACCACCAGGCTGTAACAGACCAGCATGGCCTTTGtctgaaaaaatagaaaacccaagtaaaagaaataatgacGGAGGCAGTGCAATTCAAAGAACTATTGAGAAAGACAAAGTCAACAATTCACAGACAAATAATTTTACTGTTTTAGTAGATGCTGATTGTGATAACCATCTTTCTAAAGGTGTAATTCACACAGTTGCACAGTCTCAGTCACCGAACATGAAAAGGAATCCAACCACAAAAGAACAATCAAAATCTTTAATGAGTGAAGTCCAACCTTTTATTCAAAGCTGTGACCCAAATGATTTCCCTGGTGCTTTTCCATCTAATAGATATACTGGTATTGATTCAACAGAGACCAAAGAGAATCAAATGAACCTAAACTTGCAGGATGTAAGCCTGCATAGGGATCATGCAGAGGGGAACACAGACTCTTACTATGAAAGGACTATGCAGAAGCATGACAAAGTAGCAGATGAATTAGAATTGTGTCATAAATCTATCTCTCCCCCTTTAATTCAACAGCCAGTAACATTTTCCCCTgatgaaatagataaatataaactCCTCCAGTTACAAGCCCAGCAGCACATGCAGAAACAGCTCCTATCCAAGCATCTCCGACGGTTGCCTGCTACGGGGCCAGCTGCCTTCTCCCCAGCCTCAGCTGTGCAGACGGTCCCCGTTCACCAGCACGCTTCTTTCACCACCATCCACCACACGTTCCTGCAGCATTTCGCTGTTTCTGCTTCCATCAACTcccagagcagtcacctccccaTAGCTCACCTGCATCCTCTTCCGCAGCCACATTTCGCTCCCTTCACAATTTCACCGCTGACTCCAGCCATCATCCCTGCACACCCCACCTTTGTGGCTGGGCGTCCCCTGCATTTGGTCACCGCGGCCCCCTTCCACCCATCTCACGTGGctctccagcccctgccccccgCTGCCTTCATCCCCGCGTTGTTTGGCTCTCACTTAAACCCAGCCACAGCCTCTATCATCCACTTGAATCCTTTAATTCAGCCAGTGTTTCAAGGTCAAGATCTTTGCCATTATTCTTACTCCAGTCAGATACAACAGTTAAATGGAGTGAAAGAGGCTTTAAATGTGTCAGCGCACTTGAACTAA